The Tripterygium wilfordii isolate XIE 37 chromosome 21, ASM1340144v1, whole genome shotgun sequence genome segment GGCCACACCTTTAACAACATTCAATCTTCTACTCCAATCTAATTCTTTGgctgtttcttctcttctcagaAATGATGCCAAGCTGCCCTTTTCAAGATACTCATAGACCAAAAAGAGTGTTGAGCATTCGAGCAAAACCCATGAAGTTTCACAATATTTCGATGCCTTATCTCCAATAATGCCTTTATCTCATTCAAGAACTCCTTTTTGAATGCATGCTCCCCATCCACCGACGAGTGAAATTTCTTTACGGCCACAATGCCAACTAAAGGCAACTCGGCTTTGTACACTGTTCCAAAGCCCCCTCTTCCAATCCGATATGTGGCATCAAAATCATTTGTTGCTTGCATGATTTCTTCGTGCATGATTCTTCCATCAAATGTTGATGATATCCAAGATAAACGTTTATCATATGCATTGCTCTCTTCAGCTTGAGGAActtcctttctctttcttctgatGATGAAAATTCCAACGACTGCAAATACAAGTAAAAATACTCCTAAAAGTGGGAGTAGAATGACTAGAAATGGGATTTTAGGGCCCTTATTGTGGTATTTCACATCAATACTACAAGATTGCAGTCCTTGAATGTTGCCACACAATTTTTGGTTCCCTCGCAATGCTTCGAAGCCTACATCTTGAATTGCTTTGCTGTGTGGTATAGGACCTTGCAACTCGTTGTAAGAGACGTCAATGGAGAGCAATTTGGGCATATCGCTGATGCTTTCCGGAATGCCACCGGAGAGTCTATTATGGGAGAGATTCAGATTCTCCAAGCGTCCCAAATCACTAATGCTTGAGGATATATGACCTATGAGCATGTTATTACTCAGATCTAGTGAAGAAAGGTAATGTAGCTTCATCAGTGTAACTGGAATTTCTTGGCTGAGCTGGTTGTTCCTCAAACTCAAGTAGTCTAGATCACTCAAGTTTCCTAGCTCCTTTGGGATTGGGTGGCTAAATGTATTTGAGGATAGGTCCAGATACCAAAGGTTGGTGATTGATCCAAATTCTGGAGGAATGAATCCAGAAAGTCTGTTGTCATTCAGGCACATCTCCCCTAAGCTTTTCAATTTTCCAAGGGAAGCCGGAACTGAACCATTGAGTTGGTTTTCGTACAACTGTAGAACAACAAGAGAAACTAAGTTTCCAAATTCCTTGGGAATGGATCCACAGAGATGATTACTGTAAAGCAAAAGATGGGTGAGTTTTGTGAGACCACCCAATGATTTTGGAATTGGGCCGGAAAGGTATGTTTCATAGAGGCTTACTGTTTCAAGAGATTTCAAATTTCCTATCTCCCCCGGAATGGAGCCGGAAATTTTGTTCTTGGATATGGAAATCCTTGTTAGCTTTTCCAATTTTCCAAAAGTAGAAGGGATAGAACCAGTTAGCAAATTGTGACAGAGATCCAAATTGGTCATGTTACTCAAGTTtcccaaagaagttggaattggtCCCTCTAGATTGTTGCCATTCAAAGAAAGCTCTTTGAGAGACTTTAACTTGCCTATTTCTTGAGTGATTGAACCGTTCAGGCGATTGTATCCGAGTCGCAGAACCTCAAGATGAGTTAATAGGCCAATGTCAGCTGGGATATTACCAGAGAACTGATTATTTGACAAGTCAAGATCAACAAGGTTGGTAAGATGACTAATTTGAGGTGGTATGGAACCATAGAGTCTATTGGAGCTAAGATTGACATATGGAAGGTTATGGAAGGATGAGAATGGAAATTCATGAAGTGTGCCTGTTAGCATATTGTTATAGACATTCAAATAGGTCATGTTACTCAAGTTtcccaaagaagttggaatcGGCCCCTCTAGATTGTTGTTGTACAAATAAAGCTCATTAAGAGACTTTAACTTGCCTATTTCTTGAGTGATTGAACCGTTCAAACGATTGTATCCGAGTCCCAGAACCCCAAGATGAGTTAATAGGCCAATTTCAGTGGGGATATTTCCAGATAACTGATTATTTGACAAGTCAACAGAAATGAGCTTGGTAAGCTTACTAATTTTAGGTGGTATGGAACCATGGAGTTCATTGGAGCTAAGATTGAGATATAAAAGATTACGGAGGGATGCGAATGGAAATTCATGGAGTGTGCCAACAATGCCTGAATATGCAAGGAAGATTTCACTGACGCTTCCAGCTCTACAAGAAACTCCAGGCCAAGTGCATGGTTCCAAACTAGTGGCATTATTTGGAGGAAAAGTCCATGAAGTTAGGCTAGAGTGGTTCTTGATTTGAAGAGTGGCTTTCCATTTGAGAAGAGCTTTGGCTTCTTCGTTAGACTTGGAAGAAGCAACACAGAGTGAATCATGTAACAAAACAAAGAAGGGGAAAACAAGAACAAGGCAGAGTGACTTCTCCAAGGTCGATTTTGCcatggattttctttttgtagtttatgcttttattgttTGCCAAGACTTGaattaaaaatgatattaaaACTCTTAATTTATATATGCTTTTTGTTGTTTGAGAAGACTTGAATTAGAAGACTCTCAAGTGGGCATCGCCTAATGAGTCTATTTTTGGGTTTTCCACAAGACCCTAATCTCAAGTTTAACTTGTTTGAAGGAGTCGCAACTTTTGTTTACATCTTTTGATGGATATGGTCGAAGCTTGAATCTTGTGGGTAGTAAGGTGGGGTTGGAGAATTAATGGATGTTATTGTATGAGATTTTACAAAGAAGACTTGACTAACAATACTATCTCTATCCAAAATCGAAGTCTGTGTCATTATTCctgcttcaactctctctcttTGGAGCCATCAGATGAGACCCGAATAAAAAATACCATGTACTGTATCAGATAACTCTCTCTTTACTGTTTTATCACTCAAGAAAACAACTTGGCATATTAGTTATCCATCTCCACGATGACATTATGTTCCTGGAAATTGCTGCCTCAAAAAAGAAAGGCTTGCTACTGAGGGTTTTACAAACCAAATTGGATTGCTTGTAATTGAAGACTGTGGATGAGGAATGCATTTTGAGGCTTGCCTTACTCCCATCTCAGCACGTCTTCTTTTGAcagtttttgatgcaatttacAGGTCTGGAGATGAAAATTGGTGTATAAACAGGATTTCGTTACCTACAATGCATGTTCATTGTCGTATTTGTTTTTTCTGCAAGTAATGACTGCTAAAGAACTCTTATAGTCATGTTTTCAGGAGACGATAGATTTGGAAAATAAAATCGAATCATATGAATCGattgatcaattttttgaattgtGAATGGTATTGAATCGTGAATTGTAAGATTCAcccaatttttaataatattgttacGCAAATTCGCAAGTGTATGTATGAATCGCTCAaataatatattgaaaaataagATGTCGAATTGTCGATCTCACGAGGACTATTCACCTATTGGACCCATGAGGAGACATCCATGTATATATGGAAGACTTTGGATGAAAAgacttttcatttttctttgccGTGAGAAGACCTGtggaaaaacaaagacaaaagacTTTGTTGTTTGTCTTTGCAATTTGTCTTCATCTTCAATTGGGATGAAGACCAACATTGTAGAATCGACTTACAAGACTCCAATTGTGCATATGAATCGCTCCACATTCATACTATGAATGAAAGGAGTATTGAGGCTAGAAAAATGCGTTCTGATGGCTACTAATAAGCTGGGATTCCTTTTGAGAGGTTAAATATTGCTTGAATATGTAGTATGTAGTATAGAATCCATGGATATGTATGGAACTTTACTGGATAGTAATCTGTAGTGTCAAAACAAAAGGATCTGTTACTGTTTTAGCACTCAAGAAAACAACTTGAGATAATAATTATCCTCATCCTCTCTTTTCACAGTTGCCCTGAATTTTTCCTTGAAAAAATAGCAAACGGAAGGAAATTCTGCTTCTTGCATCGAGAGTTTGGTGAAGGAAAATGCTGTCTCAAAAAACAAGGCTTTCCATTGAAGGTTTTACAAACCAGAGTGGATTGCTTGTAGCAAGAATCAGAATTTGTAGCATACTTATCATAGTTTGGTTCCCATAAATAGAGGCTGCCTATAATATTGCTCAGCTGCAATGCTTATGTCAAAGATATGAAGGAAACGAACAATACAAAGATATGTAAGCAATATTATTCATACTTGATGCCTTACAATGTCCGGAATGATCAATTCCTACTAGCAGAGTTTGGTCCAACGTAAATTTATTAGCCTCCACATTACTAGTTAATCCAAGCATAGTTGTGGGGGTGGATCTTGGAAAACAAATCGAGCTAAAAGTTGTTGGCAAACCATATGCATGGTTGGTCTATGTTTTGGATTAGAGTGCATGCATTGAATTGCAAGTTCCAGGATTACTTTGATTTCATACTTAACTGCGAGCGACGGAGGTGGAAGGCGTTTGTCCAAAACATCTTTCACTACCATATTCTCCTCTGCCCGAATAGACAATAGAGACTCAATGATGTCACCTGGATGCTCTCCTTTGATCACTTCCACTGATAATACCCCGAAACTATACACATCACATTTTTCAGTTACCTTCATCATGTATGCAAGCTCTGCAAATTCAAGGAGTTAAAATTGACGTTTGAGGAATGTATAATCATGGGATTGTTCAGTTGAGAAAATGATAAAATTCACTACCTGGTGCAATATAACCATACGTGCCTGCGATTTTAGACCAATTGGAGGAATCGGTCTTTAGAAGCTTAGCAGTACCAAAGTCTGATACATGAGCCTCAAACTTAGAATCCAGTAAAACATTGCTGCTCGATATGTCTCGGTGGACAATCGGCGGTAAGCAATCATGGTGCAAGTAACAGAGGGCTCGGGCCACACCTTTAACAATATTCAATCTTTTACTCCAATCTAATTCTTTGGCcgtttcttctcttctcagaTGTGAGGCCAAGCTGCCCCCTTCAAGATACTCATAGACCAAAAAAGAGTGTAGAGCATTCGAGCAAAACCCATGAAGTTTCACAATATTTCGATGCTTTATCTCCAATAATGCCTTTATCTCATTCAAGAACTCCTTTTGGAATGCATGCTCTCCATCACCCGATGAGTGAAATTTCTTTACGGCCACAATGCCAGCTGAAGGCAATTCTGCTTTATAGACTATTCCAAATCCCCCTCTTCCAATGCGATATGTGGCATCAAAATCATTTGTTGCTTTGATGATTTCTTCGTACATGATTCTTCCATCAAATGCTGATGATATCCAAGACAAACATTTATCATATGCGCTGCTCTCTTCAGCTTGCGgacctttctctctctttcttgtgATGAAGAAAATTCCAGTGATTGCAAATACAAGTAAAAGTGCTCCGAATAGAGGGAATAGAATGGCTATAATTGGGATTTTATTTTTGCATCTTTTTATTCCTTGGATATTTCCACACAATCTTTTGTTTCCTTGGAATGCTTCATATTGATAAACTTTTCTGTATGGTATACGACCCTGCAAATTGTTGTAAGATAGGTCAATCCATGACAACATAGGCAAATCGTTGAAGCCTTCTGGAATGCCGCCGGAGAGTCTATTATGGGAGAGATTCAGATTCTGCAAGTGTTCCAAATCACTAATGCTTGATGGTATATGACCAATGAGCAAGTTATTACTCAAATCTAGCTGAAAAAGGCCATGTAGATTCATCAATGTAATAGGAATTTCTTGGCTGAGCTGGTTATTCCTCAAACTCAAGTAATAAAGATTAATCAAGTTTCCTATCTCCTTTGGGATAGAACCATTTAGCGAATTGTTAGAGAGATCCAAATAGGTCATGTTACTCAAGTTtcccaaagaagttggaattggtCCCTCTAGATTGTTGTTGTACAAAGAAAGCTCTTTGAGAGACTTTAACTTGCCTATTTCTTGAGTGATTGAACCGTTCAGGCGATTGTATCCAAGTTGCAGAACCTCAAGATGAGTTAATTGGCCAATTTCAGCTGGGATATTTCCAGATAACTGATTATTTGACAAGTCAAGAGAAATGAGCTTCGTAAGATTACTAATTTGAGGTGTTATGGGACCATAGAGTTGATTGGAGTGAAGATTGAGATATGTAAGATTATGGAAGGATGAGAATGAAAATTCATGGAGTGTGCCAACAATACCTGAAAATTGTAGGAAGATTTCGAATACGCTTCCATCTTCACAAGAAATTCCAAGCCAAGTGCATGGTTCCAAACTAGTGGCATCATTTGGAGAATAAGTCCATGAAGTTAGTCTAGACTGATTTTTGAATTGAAGACTGGCTTTCCATTTGAGAAGAGCTTCGGCTTCTTCGTTAGACTTGGAAGAAGCAAGACAGAGTGAGTGATGTAACAAAACAAAGAAGGCGAAAACAAGAACAAGGGAGAATGACTTATCCATGCTTGATTTGGCCATGGAGTTTCTGTATCTGCTCTTCTATTTGCAGTATaccatatatataatgattaaaactctttaatttctatatgctcGTCTCTCAAGTGGGCATTGATTAATGAGtctattttttgggttttccaCAAGACCCTAATCTCAAGTTTAACTTGTTTGAAGGAGTCACAACTAGTGTTTATTTGTCTGTGTCATTATTCCTGCTTCAAGTCTCTGTCTTTGGACTTTGGAGCCATGATCAGATGAGGCCCGAATAACAAATACCATGTATTGTATCAGATAACTCTATTTGCTGTTTTATCACTCGAGAAAACAACTCGACATTATGTTGCATGAAGGATTATTACTAGATAATTTCACATTCACAGTGCCAATGATTTCGGATTCCTCGTCCTCTCTTTTAACATTTGCCTTGTATTTTTCCTTGAAAAAATAGCAAACGAGGGGGAATTATGTTTCTTGCATCGAATATTTGGTGAAGGAAAATGCTGTCTCAAAAAACAAGGCTTTCTACTGACAGTTGTTGATGCAATTTACAGGTCTGGAGATGAAAATTGGTGTATTAACAGGATTTCGTTACCTACAATGCATGTTCATTGACGTATTTGTTTCTTCTGCAAATAATGACGGCTAAAGAACTCCCATAGTCATGTTTTCAAGAAACAACGGATTTCGGAAATCAAATCGAATCATATGAATCGATTGATCAAAGTTTTGAATTGTGAATGGCATCGAATCATGAATTGTAAGATTCAcccaatttttaataatattgtttcgCAAATTCGCAAATGGATGTATGAATTGctcaagtaatatagtgaaaaataattAAGATGTTGATCCCACGAGGACTATTCATCTATTGAGTATtgaaattgttttaatcttaaATTATTTGAAGAAATCGAAAGTGATTGTTTTATTCTAATACCACACCTCTATAGTCTCTTACAATTTACACAAGGAACAAAACATAATTTTCTTCACACGGCATGCACAAAAGTTTAAGATGCCGTGTGGACCCATGAGGAGACATCCATGTATATATGGAAGGCTTTGGATGAAAAGCATTTTTCATTTCTCTTTGCCGTGAGAAGACCTGtggaaaaacaaagacaaaagacTGTTGTTTTGTGTGGAATATGTCTGCAATTTGTCTTCATCTTCACTTGGGATGAAGACCAACAGCGAAGAATCGACTAAGAAGACTCCAATTGTGCATATGAATCAGTCCACATTCATACTATGGGAATGAAAGGAGTAATAAGGCTAGAAAAATGCTTTCTGATGGCCACTAATAAGCTGGGATTCCTTTTGAAAAGGTTATATACTGCTTGAATAGTCTGTAGTATAGAATTCAGAGATATTGTATGAGAATTTACGGAATAGTAATCTTTAGTGTCAAAACAAAAGGATCTGTTACTGTTTTAGCACTCAAGAAAACAAATTGACATATTAATTATCCATCTCCACAATGACATTACGTTGCATGAAGTATTATTATTAGATAATTTCATATTCATAGTGCCAATGACTTTGGATTCCTTGCCCTCTCTCTTAACATTTTCCGTGTATTTTTCCTAGGAAATTGCTGTCTCAGAAAAACAGGCCTTGCTATACCGTGGGTTTGTAAAACTGGATTGGATTACTAATGTCTACTGAATTGAAGACTGCGAATGAGAAATGCATCATGAGGCCTATTCCCATCTCAGCACGTTGTTGATGCAATTACAGGTATGGAGATCCATTTATGGAACTATAGAGTACATGAAAATTGATCCAGAAGGAAAACGCAATAAATTTGCCAAGTAAGAGACACTTGTTTTAGCCTAAGCATACTGGCCATCGTTTTGTTCCCATAAATAGAGGCTGCATAAAATATTGCTCAGCTGCACTGCTTATGTCAAAGATATGAAGGAAATAAACAATACAAAGATATGGAAGCAATATTATTCATGCTTGATGCCTTACAATGTCTGGAATGAGCAACTCCTTGTAGCAGAGTTTGGTCCAATCTGAATTTATTAGCCTCCACATTACTAGTTAATCCAAACATAGTTGTGGGGGTGGATCTTGGAAACCAAATCGAGCTAAAAGTTGTTGGCAAACCATATGCATGGTTGGTCTATGTTTTGGATTAGAGTGCATGCATTGAATTGCAAGTTCCAGGATTACTTTGATTTCATACTTAACTGCGAGCGACGGAGGTGGAAGGCGTTGGTCCAAAATGTCTTTCAGTACCATCTTCTCCTCCGCCTGAATGGACAACAGAGACTCAATGATGTCACCTGGATGCTCTCCTTTGATTACTTCTACTGACAATACTCCAAAACTATACACATCACACTTCTCAGTTACCTTCATCATGTAAGCAAGCTCTGCAAATTGAAGGAGTTAAAACAAAAGTTTGAGGAAAGTGTAATCATAGAATTGTGTAGCCAAGAGAATGATGAAGGTCAATACCTGGTGCAATATAACCATAGGTGCCTGCAATTTTCGACCAATTAGATGAATCCATCTTTAGAAGCTTAGCAGTGCCAAAGTCTGATACATGAGCCTCGCATTTAGAATCGAGTAAAACATTGTTGCTCGATATGTCTCGGTGGACAATTGGCGGTAAGCAATCATGGTGCAAGTAGTAGAGGGCACGAGCCACACCTTTAACAATATTCAACCTTTTACTCCAATCCAATTCTTTAgctgtttcttctcttcttagAAAAGATGCCAAACTGCCCCTTTCTAGGTACTCATAGACCAAAAAAGAGTGTCGAGCATTCGTGCAAAACCCATGAAGTTTCACAATGTTTCGATGCTTTATCTCCAATAATGCCTTTATTTCATTCAAGAACACCTTTTGGAATGCATGCTCCCCATCACCAGGTGAGTGAAATTTCTTTACGGCCATAGTGCCAGCTGAAGGCAATTCTGCTTTGTAGACTGTCCCAAATCCCCCTCTTCCAATGCGATATGTGGCATCGAAATCATTTGTTGCTTCAATGATTTCTTTATACATGATTCTTCCGTCAAATGCTGATGATATCCAAGACAAACATTTATTGTATGCGATGCTCTCTTCAGCTTGAGGAtttatctttctctttcttttgatgatgaaaattcCCGCAACTGCATATACAAGTAaaagtgctcctaaaagtgggAGTAGAATGATTAGAAATGGGATTTTAGTGCCCTTATTAAAAGTGACTCTGTATTTCCGATCAAGACTACAAGATTGCAGTCCTTGAATGTCTCCGCACAATTTTCCGTTCCCTCGAAATGCTTCGAAGCCTACATCGTTAATTGTTTCAATGTATGGTATATGACCTTCCAACTTGTTGtaagagaagtcaaaggaaaaCAATCTCGGCATATCGCTGAAGCTTTCCGGAATACCACCAGAAAGATTATTATGGGAGAGATTCAAATTCTGCACATTTTTCAATCCACGAATGCTTGATGGTATATGACCAATGAGCAAGTTATTACTCAGATCTAGCAGCGAAAGGTAATATAGCTTCATCAGTGTAATTGGAATTTCATGGCTAAGCTGATTATTCCTCAAACTCAAGTACTTGAGATTAATCAAGTCTCCAAATTCTGGAGGAATGAATCCAGAAAGTCTGTTGTCATTCAGAAGCATCTGCTTTAAGCTTTTCAATTTTCCAAAAGTGGAAGGGATAGAACCATTTAGCAAATTGTTAGAGAGATCCAAATGGGTCATGTTACTCAAGCTtcccaaagaagttggaatcGGTCCCTCTAGATTGTTGCTGTACAAAGAAAGCCTGTTGAGAGACTTTAACTTGCCTATTTCTTGATTGATTGAGCCCCTCAGGCGATTGTTTCCGAGTTGCAGAACCTCAAGATGAGTTAATAGGCCAATTTCAGCTGGGATATTTCCAGATAACTGATTATCTGACGAGGCAAGTTGAATGAGCTTGGTAAGCTGGCTAATTTGTGGTGGTATGGAACCATAGAGTTTATTGGAGCTAATATCGAGATATGCAAGGTTACGGAGGGATGAGAATGGAAATTCATGGATTGTGCTAGTCAGCAAATTCTCATGGAGAAACAAATAGGTCATGTTACTCAAGTTtcccaaagaagttggaattggtCCCTCGAGACAGTTTCCGTGCAAAGAAAGCCTGTTGAGAGACTTTAACTTGCCTATTTCTTGAGCGATTGAACCGTTCAGACGATTGTATCCAAGTCCCAGAACCCCAAGATGAGTTAATAGGCCAATTTCAGTAGGGATATTTCCAGATAACCGATTATTTGACAAGTCAAGATAAATGAGCTCGGTAAGCTGACTAATTTGAGGTGGTATGGAACCACGGAGTTCATTGGAGCTAAGATCGAGATAGAAAAGATTAAGGAGGGATGAGAATGGAAATTCATGGAGTGTGTCTGTTAGCCAATTGTTAGAGAGATCCAAATAGGTCATGTTAGTCAAGTTtcccaaagaagttggaattggtCCCTTTAGATTGTTTCCCTGCAAAGAAAGCTTGTTGAGAGACTTTAACTTGCCTATTTCTTGAGTGATTAAACCGGCCAAGGAATTGTGTCCGAGTTGCAGAACCTCAAGATGAGTTAATAGGCCAATGTCAGCTGGGATAGTTCCAGATAACTGATTATTCGACAAGTCAAGAGAAATGAGCTTGGTAAGCTGACTAATTTGAGATGGTATGGAACCATTGAGTTTATTGTAGCTAAGATTGAGATATGCAAGACTATGGAAGGATGAGAATGGAAATTCATGGAGTCTACCACCAATACCTGAATCTTGGAGGGAGATTTTGAATACGCTTCCAGCTTCACAAGAAATTCCATACCAAGTGCATGGCGCCAAACCAGCGGCATTACTAGGAGGAAAAGTCCATGAAGTTAGGTTAGAATGGTTTATGATGTGAAGAGTGGCCTTCCATATGAGAAGAGCTTGGGCTTCTTTGCTAGACTTGGAAGTAGCAAGACAGAGGGAGTGATGTAAGAAAACAAgcaaggagaaaaaaagaacaagggAGAGTGACTTATCCAAGCTTGATTTTGCCATGGAGTTCTTGTCCTTGCCTTCTATTTGCAGTATACCATATAAACAAAAACAAGTGGCATTGACTAATGAGTCAATTTTTGGGTTTTCCACAATACCCTAATCGTAAGTTTAACTTGTTTGAAGGAGTCACAACTCCTGTTCATTGGGTGATAGCCATAATCTTTTGTGGACATGGTCGAAGCTTGAATCATGTGGGTAGTATTATTAAGTAAGGTGGGGTTGGAGAATTGATGGATATTATTATTGTATGAGAATTTACAAAGAAGACTCGACTAAGAAGACTCTCTCTATGCCAGAGTCGAAGTCTGTCTCATGGAAATTAATGTTGGCTTGTTGATGGTACTTTTGCCAATGTGACTAATCAAGATTCTACAACAATGGACATGGCTCACATATGGACGCCCGCAAGGCAAGATGCGGGCGTTCAGTTTGATAGCCTTTTTTTCAAAGCAATGGATTCCATATCAGCGGGTTCCACTGCACATGAactttttgaatggttttaaaaCTCACCGTCCGCAACTTTAAAACATGCGGACGTCCATATAGGAGCCTACGCGCTACATATATAAACGATGGTCACAGCCACTTACTCATGCCATTTACGCCCAAACATGGCCGCACCTAATTTGAGAGGAGAGCTGAAGTCATTTTTGAGGATTctatttcaaaatataaattctACATGGAAATGCGATTGAAGAATAGTATTTTTATTCCAATCCAAATTGGCAGAGATGAAGCACAGCAACGAGTGGCGGGGACCTATTGTAATAGAATTTTAAGTTAacagaaattattatttttttatttttaaaaataataaatgtataGTATTCATCCTAACGAACCCAACAGTATTTTTTTGTTCGGAACAAAAATTATATccaacatgaaaaatgcatgCTAATTTTAGATcatcggatataaacttaaaacattcgatgtctcgatcgtgatgaatttgatttttgtttcgaacaaaaaatatgtcattaGATTTGTTAGActgaatactacacat includes the following:
- the LOC119990158 gene encoding MDIS1-interacting receptor like kinase 2-like isoform X1 gives rise to the protein MAKSSMDKSFSLVLVFAFFVLLHHSLCLASSKSNEEAEALLKWKASLQFKNQSRLTSWTYSPNDATSLEPCTWLGISCEDGSVFEIFLQFSGIVGTLHEFSFSSFHNLTYLNLHSNQLYGPITPQISNLTKLISLDLSNNQLSGNIPAEIGQLTHLEVLQLGYNRLNGSITQEIGKLKSLKELSLYNNNLEGPIPTSLGNLSNMTYLDLSNNSLNGSIPKEIGNLINLYYLSLRNNQLSQEIPITLMNLHGLFQLDLSNNLLIGHIPSSISDLEHLQNLNLSHNRLSGGIPEGFNDLPMLSWIDLSYNNLQGRIPYRKVYQYEAFQGNKRLCGNIQGIKRCKNKIPIIAILFPLFGALLLVFAITGIFFITRKREKGPQAEESSAYDKCLSWISSAFDGRIMYEEIIKATNDFDATYRIGRGGFGIVYKAELPSAGIVAVKKFHSSGDGEHAFQKEFLNEIKALLEIKHRNIVKLHGFCSNALHSFLVYEYLEGGSLASHLRREETAKELDWSKRLNIVKGVARALCYLHHDCLPPIVHRDISSSNVLLDSKFEAHVSDFGTAKLLKTDSSNWSKIAGTYGYIAPELAYMMKVTEKCDVYSFGVLSVEVIKGEHPGDIIESLLSIRAEENMVVKDVLDKRLPPPSLAVKYEIKVILELAIQCMHSNPKHRPTMHMVCQQLLARFVFQDPPPQLCLD
- the LOC119990158 gene encoding MDIS1-interacting receptor like kinase 2-like isoform X2; the protein is MMPLVWNHALGLEFLVKMEAYSKSSYNFQLSGNIPAEIGQLTHLEVLQLGYNRLNGSITQEIGKLKSLKELSLYNNNLEGPIPTSLGNLSNMTYLDLSNNSLNGSIPKEIGNLINLYYLSLRNNQLSQEIPITLMNLHGLFQLDLSNNLLIGHIPSSISDLEHLQNLNLSHNRLSGGIPEGFNDLPMLSWIDLSYNNLQGRIPYRKVYQYEAFQGNKRLCGNIQGIKRCKNKIPIIAILFPLFGALLLVFAITGIFFITRKREKGPQAEESSAYDKCLSWISSAFDGRIMYEEIIKATNDFDATYRIGRGGFGIVYKAELPSAGIVAVKKFHSSGDGEHAFQKEFLNEIKALLEIKHRNIVKLHGFCSNALHSFLVYEYLEGGSLASHLRREETAKELDWSKRLNIVKGVARALCYLHHDCLPPIVHRDISSSNVLLDSKFEAHVSDFGTAKLLKTDSSNWSKIAGTYGYIAPELAYMMKVTEKCDVYSFGVLSVEVIKGEHPGDIIESLLSIRAEENMVVKDVLDKRLPPPSLAVKYEIKVILELAIQCMHSNPKHRPTMHMVCQQLLARFVFQDPPPQLCLD
- the LOC119990156 gene encoding MDIS1-interacting receptor like kinase 2-like, whose amino-acid sequence is MAKSSLDKSLSLVLFFSLLVFLHHSLCLATSKSSKEAQALLIWKATLHIINHSNLTSWTFPPSNAAGLAPCTWYGISCEAGSVFKISLQDSGIGGRLHEFPFSSFHSLAYLNLSYNKLNGSIPSQISQLTKLISLDLSNNQLSGTIPADIGLLTHLEVLQLGHNSLAGLITQEIGKLKSLNKLSLQGNNLKGPIPTSLGNLTNMTYLDLSNNWLTDTLHEFPFSSLLNLFYLDLSSNELRGSIPPQISQLTELIYLDLSNNRLSGNIPTEIGLLTHLGVLGLGYNRLNGSIAQEIGKLKSLNRLSLHGNCLEGPIPTSLGNLSNMTYLFLHENLLTSTIHEFPFSSLRNLAYLDISSNKLYGSIPPQISQLTKLIQLASSDNQLSGNIPAEIGLLTHLEVLQLGNNRLRGSINQEIGKLKSLNRLSLYSNNLEGPIPTSLGSLSNMTHLDLSNNLLNGSIPSTFGKLKSLKQMLLNDNRLSGFIPPEFGDLINLKYLSLRNNQLSHEIPITLMKLYYLSLLDLSNNLLIGHIPSSIRGLKNVQNLNLSHNNLSGGIPESFSDMPRLFSFDFSYNKLEGHIPYIETINDVGFEAFRGNGKLCGDIQGLQSCSLDRKYRVTFNKGTKIPFLIILLPLLGALLLVYAVAGIFIIKRKRKINPQAEESIAYNKCLSWISSAFDGRIMYKEIIEATNDFDATYRIGRGGFGTVYKAELPSAGTMAVKKFHSPGDGEHAFQKVFLNEIKALLEIKHRNIVKLHGFCTNARHSFLVYEYLERGSLASFLRREETAKELDWSKRLNIVKGVARALYYLHHDCLPPIVHRDISSNNVLLDSKCEAHVSDFGTAKLLKMDSSNWSKIAGTYGYIAPELAYMMKVTEKCDVYSFGVLSVEVIKGEHPGDIIESLLSIQAEEKMVLKDILDQRLPPPSLAVKYEIKVILELAIQCMHSNPKHRPTMHMVCQQLLARFGFQDPPPQLCLD